A region from the Solibacillus sp. FSL H8-0523 genome encodes:
- a CDS encoding alpha/beta-type small acid-soluble spore protein, which produces MANKNRNKILVPEARQELDQLKAKVIGTSKPEDAALEVAKELGIPLKDGYNGQLTSAEAGKVGGKIGGSMVKELVKMAQESIRKDQ; this is translated from the coding sequence ATGGCAAATAAAAATCGAAACAAAATTCTGGTACCTGAAGCTAGACAAGAGCTAGATCAATTAAAGGCGAAAGTAATCGGTACTAGTAAACCTGAAGATGCAGCATTAGAGGTAGCTAAGGAATTAGGTATTCCGTTGAAAGATGGATACAACGGTCAACTTACTTCTGCTGAAGCTGGTAAAGTTGGCGGAAAAATTGGAGGAAGCATGGTCAAGGAGCTAGTGAAGATGGCACAAGAAAGCATAAGGAAAGATCAGTAA